A window of Actinomycetota bacterium contains these coding sequences:
- a CDS encoding ABC transporter substrate-binding protein — translation MIHHKSGGKILLMVIAFALVVAACGTSSETATTTAPAVSQTTTTSGGNDVTTTAAPAETTTAPSGEPIDVPGFSTWEEVLAAADGTTVNWFMWGGNDKLNADVDNDIGKVLKERYNLTLNRVPITDTADAVNKVLDEAAAGVDTNGTVDLIWINGENFRTLKSAGLLYGSWAESLPNAKYVPWDDPAIANDFGEPVDGLESPWGHAQFVFEYDTDFVSEAPTTFEKLQAWVEANPGGFTYPAIPDFTGSVFVRQVFYWVAGGPEPFLGAFDQSVFDQYAPKVWEYLNGLEPNLWRNGETYPESAAMQDLLANQEIHFNMTYNPARASTKIADGSYPESIRTFVFDTGTLSNNNYVTIPFNAPNPAGAMVLANYIISPEFQLIMADPDQWGWLIPTDPTTWPAKDQEILASYGTGIATLPASVLTAHALPEPAGDWVTAMEAGWIKNVLEK, via the coding sequence ATGATACATCACAAGAGTGGCGGGAAAATCCTGCTGATGGTGATCGCCTTTGCTCTCGTGGTCGCCGCGTGCGGTACCAGCAGCGAGACGGCCACCACGACGGCTCCGGCGGTCAGCCAAACGACTACGACATCGGGCGGCAATGACGTCACAACCACTGCGGCGCCCGCCGAAACGACCACGGCTCCATCCGGCGAGCCGATCGACGTTCCCGGATTCTCCACATGGGAAGAGGTGCTGGCGGCTGCCGACGGCACCACGGTGAACTGGTTCATGTGGGGTGGCAACGACAAGCTCAACGCGGACGTCGACAACGACATCGGCAAGGTCCTCAAGGAGCGCTACAACCTCACGCTGAACCGCGTGCCGATCACGGACACCGCCGACGCGGTGAACAAGGTGCTCGATGAGGCCGCTGCGGGTGTCGACACCAACGGCACCGTCGACCTCATCTGGATCAATGGCGAGAACTTCCGCACGCTCAAGAGTGCGGGGCTGCTGTACGGGTCGTGGGCGGAGTCGCTGCCGAACGCAAAGTACGTCCCGTGGGACGATCCGGCGATCGCCAACGACTTCGGTGAACCGGTCGACGGTCTCGAATCGCCGTGGGGTCACGCCCAGTTCGTGTTCGAGTACGACACGGACTTCGTGTCCGAGGCACCGACCACGTTCGAGAAGCTCCAAGCCTGGGTCGAGGCGAATCCCGGTGGATTCACCTATCCGGCGATACCCGACTTCACGGGGAGCGTGTTCGTCCGCCAGGTCTTCTACTGGGTGGCCGGTGGTCCAGAACCGTTCCTCGGAGCGTTCGACCAGTCCGTGTTCGATCAGTATGCGCCCAAGGTGTGGGAGTACCTGAACGGTCTCGAGCCGAATCTGTGGCGGAACGGCGAGACATACCCGGAGTCCGCGGCCATGCAGGATCTCTTGGCCAACCAGGAGATCCACTTCAACATGACCTACAACCCGGCGCGTGCGTCGACGAAGATCGCAGACGGGAGCTACCCGGAATCGATCAGGACTTTCGTGTTCGATACGGGAACCCTCTCCAACAACAACTATGTGACGATCCCGTTCAACGCACCCAATCCGGCTGGAGCGATGGTCCTCGCCAACTACATCATCTCGCCGGAGTTCCAGCTGATCATGGCGGACCCGGACCAGTGGGGATGGCTGATCCCGACCGATCCGACGACGTGGCCGGCCAAGGATCAGGAGATCCTCGCGTCATACGGCACCGGTATCGCCACGCTCCCGGCCTCTGTGCTGACCGCACACGCCCTGCCCGAGCCGGCCGGTGACTGGGTGACGGCCATGGAGGCGGGCTGGATCAAGAACGTCCTCGAGAAATAA
- a CDS encoding ABC transporter permease subunit has protein sequence MKDGLRIPLMLTPALGLVVLLFGGGLLVGFGQSLGYFPAIGLHDFTLRYYFSVFTDKNFLQSLWLTFRIAAVTTVLSSVLAVGFTLVLRQKFAGSRVATFLFQVPLPVPHLVAASGIVLLVTQSGLIARFLAALGLINVPADFPALVFDRAGISIVLTFLWKEVPFIGLVVLAILQSVGPQYEELARTLGANARQRFFSVLLPLIMPGILSTSIIIFAFTFGNYEIPLLLGVRFPATLPVVAYRQYQDPDLALRPEAMAISIILAVVAVLLLVAYRRLARYAVR, from the coding sequence GTGAAAGATGGGCTCAGAATCCCGTTGATGTTGACGCCGGCTCTCGGTCTCGTGGTGCTGCTGTTCGGGGGTGGTCTCCTGGTCGGATTCGGACAGAGCCTCGGCTACTTTCCGGCGATCGGCCTGCATGATTTCACGCTCCGCTACTACTTCTCGGTGTTCACCGACAAGAACTTCCTCCAATCGCTTTGGCTGACCTTCCGCATCGCCGCCGTGACCACCGTGCTGTCGAGTGTGCTGGCGGTGGGATTCACCCTCGTGCTCCGACAGAAATTCGCCGGGAGCCGAGTCGCAACATTCCTGTTTCAGGTGCCGCTTCCGGTTCCCCATCTCGTTGCCGCGAGCGGGATCGTCCTTCTCGTCACACAGAGCGGGCTGATAGCCCGCTTCTTGGCCGCCCTCGGTCTGATCAATGTCCCTGCGGACTTTCCGGCCCTCGTTTTCGACAGGGCCGGGATCAGCATCGTGCTGACGTTTCTATGGAAAGAGGTTCCGTTCATCGGACTCGTCGTACTGGCGATTCTCCAGAGTGTCGGCCCGCAGTACGAGGAGCTGGCCCGAACTCTCGGCGCCAACGCGCGACAGCGCTTCTTCTCGGTGCTGCTGCCGCTCATCATGCCCGGGATCCTGTCGACATCGATCATCATCTTCGCCTTCACCTTCGGCAACTACGAGATCCCGCTGTTGCTGGGTGTGCGTTTTCCGGCCACGCTTCCCGTGGTCGCGTACCGCCAGTACCAGGACCCCGATCTCGCGCTGAGACCCGAGGCGATGGCGATCAGCATCATCCTCGCCGTCGTCGCGGTATTACTGCTCGTGGCCTACCGGCGCCTCGCCCGATATGCGGTGAGGTGA
- a CDS encoding ABC transporter permease subunit — translation MTLDTKSPEAPPAEPQSYVDPAEAPSMATRWVRRLTVASIALIVVLPMGTLVVWSFAFRWNFPNLLPTEWGMRAWTYVANDSSRVLEGLWNSSKVGALVTIMSIAVGLPASRALGQHEFRGKSLVEWLLLMPIIVPTLVATMGIHQIFIRLRLTETLFGVALVHLIPAIPYFVLVMASVFANYGTALEETARTLGASKLRVFRHVTLPAISSGLLVASMFTFLISWGQYVTTLLIGGGTFITLPLVLFPFLSGGNHATAAAISLVFIAPAVAVLVMTSRQLSRESTVMGGFGKL, via the coding sequence GTGACACTCGACACGAAGTCCCCAGAGGCGCCGCCGGCCGAACCGCAAAGCTACGTCGATCCCGCAGAGGCACCGTCGATGGCCACACGATGGGTGCGCCGGCTCACGGTCGCCTCGATCGCCCTGATCGTGGTCCTCCCGATGGGAACGCTCGTCGTGTGGTCCTTCGCATTTCGATGGAACTTTCCCAACCTGCTCCCGACCGAGTGGGGCATGAGGGCCTGGACCTACGTCGCCAACGACTCCTCTCGAGTTCTGGAGGGCCTCTGGAACAGCAGCAAGGTCGGTGCGCTCGTGACGATCATGTCGATTGCCGTGGGGCTTCCGGCCTCGCGGGCGCTGGGACAGCATGAGTTTCGGGGAAAGTCGCTCGTCGAATGGCTGCTGCTCATGCCGATCATCGTGCCGACGCTCGTGGCGACGATGGGAATCCACCAGATCTTCATCCGACTTCGGCTGACCGAGACGCTGTTCGGTGTGGCGCTCGTGCACCTGATACCGGCGATCCCGTATTTCGTGCTCGTCATGGCGAGTGTCTTCGCCAACTACGGCACTGCCCTCGAAGAGACCGCACGAACCCTGGGAGCAAGCAAGTTGCGCGTGTTCCGCCATGTGACGCTGCCGGCGATCTCGTCGGGTCTGTTGGTGGCCTCCATGTTCACCTTCCTGATCTCGTGGGGTCAGTACGTCACGACGTTGCTGATCGGAGGTGGCACGTTCATCACGCTTCCGCTCGTGTTGTTCCCGTTCCTGAGTGGGGGGAACCATGCAACCGCGGCGGCCATCAGCCTCGTCTTTATCGCTCCAGCGGTCGCCGTGCTCGTGATGACGTCGCGTCAGCTCAGCCGTGAGTCCACTGTTATGGGAGGTTTTGGAAAGTTATGA
- a CDS encoding ABC transporter ATP-binding protein, which translates to MTDVSLRQLSRRFGDHVAVQELNLDIESGEMVAFLGPSGCGKTTTLRMITGLIRPTSGDVLFGGRSVLGVPTERRGAVLMFQKHLLFPTMNVAQNVGFGLKMAGVDKAEIARRVSEMLELVELPGLETRKAHELSGGQQQRVALARALVVGPEVLLLDEPLANLDANLRITMRQLIRSIQRELGITAIFVTHDQEEAVMLADRVALMFDGVLQQVGAPDAFFRCPRTIGVAHFFRNTNFLRGRRTGSTVHTEVGAIEVDSSKVPAGNGPVVLTVRPEEVQLVTGETGRNNVVPATVTSLIYMGSFTQLVVEIGGSTWHVQGPATLRVDEGDRIHLCLPREHIWIVEDDSSAVDGDQEVPTSFADEKSVSM; encoded by the coding sequence ATGACAGACGTTTCACTTCGGCAGCTCTCTCGCAGATTCGGTGACCACGTTGCCGTCCAAGAACTCAATCTCGACATCGAATCGGGTGAGATGGTGGCGTTCCTCGGTCCGTCCGGGTGTGGGAAGACGACCACACTGCGCATGATCACCGGGCTCATCCGGCCAACGTCGGGTGACGTCCTCTTTGGTGGCAGGTCGGTGCTCGGAGTGCCGACCGAGCGGCGCGGCGCCGTACTGATGTTCCAGAAGCATCTCCTGTTTCCGACGATGAATGTGGCCCAGAACGTCGGGTTCGGCTTGAAGATGGCCGGTGTCGACAAGGCCGAGATCGCCAGACGGGTGAGCGAGATGCTCGAACTCGTCGAGCTTCCCGGGCTGGAGACGCGCAAGGCCCATGAGTTGTCGGGCGGTCAGCAGCAGCGGGTCGCGCTCGCCCGGGCTCTTGTGGTCGGTCCCGAGGTCCTCCTGCTCGACGAGCCGTTGGCGAACCTCGACGCCAACCTGCGCATCACGATGCGTCAGCTCATTCGCTCCATACAACGCGAACTGGGGATCACCGCCATCTTCGTCACCCATGACCAGGAGGAGGCGGTGATGCTGGCCGATCGGGTCGCCCTCATGTTCGACGGAGTCCTCCAGCAGGTTGGTGCGCCCGATGCGTTCTTCCGTTGTCCCCGAACGATCGGTGTGGCCCACTTCTTTCGCAACACCAACTTCCTCAGAGGACGTCGCACGGGTTCGACGGTGCACACCGAGGTGGGCGCCATCGAGGTCGATTCATCCAAGGTGCCGGCAGGAAACGGGCCGGTCGTGTTGACGGTCCGACCCGAAGAAGTTCAATTGGTCACGGGTGAAACCGGTCGGAACAACGTCGTCCCGGCCACGGTGACCTCACTCATCTATATGGGATCCTTCACACAGCTCGTCGTGGAGATCGGTGGCTCGACATGGCACGTTCAGGGTCCGGCGACACTCCGGGTCGACGAGGGAGACAGAATCCATCTCTGTCTCCCACGCGAGCACATCTGGATCGTGGAGGACGACTCGAGCGCCGTCGATGGTGACCAGGAGGTCCCCACTTCCTTCGCAGACGAGAAATCGGTCTCGATGTGA